From the Toxotes jaculatrix isolate fToxJac2 chromosome 15, fToxJac2.pri, whole genome shotgun sequence genome, one window contains:
- the raph1a gene encoding ras-associated and pleckstrin homology domains-containing protein 1a isoform X1, with amino-acid sequence MDQLSDEEVEVREEEEEEEEDSDKEDQDLDKMFGAWLGELDKLTQSLDDGRPEQPPQQKAPLRQETNMANFSYRFSIYNINEALNQGENVDLDALMADLCSIEQELSTINTKPNSASSMARLGLTDTKVRQKPPAGRSGRQQPAGGSSAGGGGGSSSNSVSGGGGSSGASSSSSSTRASPAGTIRAPTGHHGRPALASNFSLDDITAQLEKASLSMDEAARQTSSHSLSSASTYTSATMRRPGSSQRQHRRTGSVGTVSEHEVRSIVHSSRSSVTSASGVSVNSASSMDSLDSVLRSNESDSQQPSVQPEGAGRGHHSTEHSYLDRETSLILRNIAGKPTHLLTKEEQAAKLKAENIRVALEKIKEAQVKKLVIRVHLSDESSKTMMVDERQTVRQVLDSLLEKSHCGYSPDWSLVETISELQMERIFEDHENLVENLLNWTRDSQNRLMFTERIEKYALFKNPQNYLLGRKETCEMAERNKEALLEECFGGSSVSVPEMEGVLWLKEDGKKSWKKRYFLLRASGIYYVPKGKAKASRDLVCFLQLDHVNVYHGQDYKSKYKAPTDYCMVLKHPQIQKKSQYIKYLCCDDVRTLQQWINSIRIAKYGKQLYINFQEAMRRTEAAYDWSSLSSSSIKSGSSSSSLPESQSNHSSQSDSGVSEMASAGHTRSQSVVSSIFSDAWRRGTQGEMMKIDPISRPIPLQIPTLSPQPLPISQPQTPPSRTSYTDGLVQSEDSSPSPPSPPPPPPPPPVASVAHQPAPTSSYVKYSTLARLQSQNQTRTQPSGAAPLAVPIQSTKPNYNTLPAAYSTSPPLPPSPPPPPPQTAPAPGSAMAALKFGPSSPSALPPPPPPEEELLEPSYLPPPPPENLEANGLPPPPPPELIPNSCPQLSNTGLQQFLAQKFPNMVYDFSPAVLDDNSPPPPLPAELSPPASLQTLRPLSPSAPPPAPPKTFTGGFPPQTAPKPSGPSSLPIALSPVSPTPPHSGHGPVKKQQSFSTGHSPNQPPPTLPKQHSLSSKNLALSPSSSSSSVSIAAATSSLVKQIVNQFPGSAAPSSLPASNSMEGSKFTAPQSPPAVKAKPKWQPGGVVAQSPEFPPPPPDNSLADFPPPPSSSSSKTGSPIKKSPSTSSTGSTKRGPPPTPQRASSIRSSSGETQDERPKKVESLVNKFGQAPQTSTSSNSSSATGSPSKDSSVLPAPLPKPGKLNLANLPLALQGLQTGQHHQPSDFPSPPPPPPPSQPSHLDSSPDYFPPPPSDSELFPPPPHPSEFHHPPKVAVVNPQPQMQPHQQPPTSSLSSWKQGSLKKGAVPPPTLNRRTSNTIQYENTTSLPLSPPPLSQTPPPSLSSYSSSSSPVPPTSPKSAGPSSLALKPHFLEDLNRTLKRKSVSRHGSLTSSHLISSSKMEPVGTMDDMALLPPPPPELLQQQQHQQGVRGHSHTLSRHHTHSHSTKHANISGYATLRRGPPPAPPKRDQSTKLTSEW; translated from the exons ATGGACCAGCTGTCAGATGAAGAGGTGGAGgtcagggaggaagaggaggaggaagaggaggacagcgaTAAGGAGGACCAGGACCTGGATAAGATGTTTGGAGCCTGGCTGGGAGAGTTGGACAAActcacacag AGTCTGGATGACGGTCGCCCGGAGCAGCCTCCTCAGCAGAAAGCTCCCCTCAGACAGGAGACCAACATGGCCAACTTCTCCTACAGATTCTCCATCTACAACATCAATg aggCACTGAATCAGGGGGAGAACGTGGATCTGGATGCTCTCATGGCTGATCTCTGCTCCATCGAACAGGAACTCAGCACCAtcaacacaaaaccaaacagcgCCAGCAGCATGGCTCGCCTGGGGCTGACCGACaccaag GTCCGTCAGAAGCCTCCAGCAGGACGCAGTGgcaggcagcagccagcagggggcagcagtgctggtggtggtggtggtagcagTAGTAACAGTGTTAGCGGTGGGGGCGGCAGCAGCGGGGcaagcagtagcagcagcagcaccagggcTTCTCCGGCTGGCACTATCAGAGCTCCCACCGGGCATCATGGGAGGCCGGCGCTGGCCTCTAACTTCAGTCTGGACGACATCACAGCCCAGCTGGAGAAG GCATCTCTCAGTATGGACGAAGCCGCTCGTCAAACCTCGTCCCACTCTCTCAGCTCCGCCTCCACCTATACGTCAGCCACGATGCGGCGGCCCGGTTCCTCTCAGCGTCAGCATCGTCGTACGGGATCCGTTGGCACGGTCAGCGAACATGAG GTGCGTTCCATTGTCCACTCCTCACGCTCCTCCGTCACCTCGGCCTCTGGTGTTTCTGTTAACTCTGCTTCTTCCATGGATTCACTGGACAGTGTCCTTCGCTCCAACGAATCAGACAGTCAGCAGCCCTCAGTTCAACCTGAAGGAGCGGGTCGAGGTCATCACAGCACAGAG cACTCCTATCTGGACAGGGAAACCTCTCTGATTCTGAGAAACATAGCAGGAAAACCTACCCACCTGCTGACCAAG gaGGAGCAGGCTGCCAAGCTCAAGGCAGAGAATATCCGAGTGGCCTTGGAGAAGATCAAGGAGGCCCAGGTGAAGAAG CTGGTGATTCGTGTTCATTTGTCAGACGAGAGCTCAAAGACCATGATGGTGGATGAGAGACAGACGGTCAGACAG GTTCTCGACAGTTTGCTGGAGAAATCTCACTGTGGCTACAGTCCAGACTGGTCACTGGTGGAAACCATCAGTGAGCTGCAGATGg AGCGGATCTTTGAGGATCATGAGAACCTGGTGGAGAACCTGCTGAACTGGACCAGAGACAGCCAAAACCGCCTGATGTTCACGGAGCGCATTGAGAAGTATGCTCTGTTCAAAAACCCCCAG AACTATTTGTTGGGGCGGAAGGAAACATGTGAGATGGCTGAAAGGAACAAGGAGGCTCTGTTAGAG gaatGTTTTGGCGGCAGCTCTGTCTCCGTTCCTGAGATGGAGGGAGTGTTGTGGCTGAAAGAGGATGGGAAGAAGTCGTGGAAGAAACGCTACTTCCTGCTAAGGGCCTCTGGCATCTACTATGTCCCCAAGGGCAAGGCCAAG gcaTCCAGAGACCTGGTGTGTTTTCTCCAGTTGGATCATGTTAATGTCTACCACGGCCAGGACTACAAGAGCAAGTACAAGGCTCCTACAGATTACTGCATGGTGCTGAAG cacCCTCAGATCCAGAAGAAGTCGCAGTACATCAAGTACCTCTGCTGCGATGACGTCAGAACCCTCCAACAATGGATCAACAGTATTCGCATCGCCAAG tATGGGAAGCAGCTGTACATCAATTTCCAGGAGGCCATGAGGAGGACTGAGGCGGCCTACGATTGGTCTTCCCTCTCGTCTTCTTCCATCAAGTCAGGATCCAGCTCCTCGAGCCTTCCag AGTCCCAGTCCAACCACTCCAGCCAATCGGACAGTGGCGTTTCAGAGATGGCATCAGCGGGCCACACCCGCTCCCAGAGTGTCGTCAGCTCCATCTTCTCTGATGCCTGGAGGAGAGGAACGCAAGGAGag ATGATGAAGATCGACCCTATCAGTAGGCCTATCCCTCTCCAGATACCTACCCTCTCACCCCAACCCCTCCCTATCTCTCAGCCTCAGACCCCACCCTCCCGGACCAGCTACACTGACGGCCTCGTCCAATCTGAGGATTCCTCCCCATCGCCGCCCtcgcctcctccacctccacctcctccccccgTCGCAAGTGTGGCCCATCAGCCGGCACCTACCTCCTCATACGTCAAGTACAGCACGCTGGCTCGTCTGCAGAGCCAGAACCAGACCAGGACACAGCCGTCAGGAGCCGCCCCGCTTGCCGTTCCCATTCAGTCTACCAAACCTAACTACAATACCCTCCCAGCCGCTTACAGCACCTCCCCTCCGTTACCACCatcccccccacctccacctccacaaaCAGCGCCAGCTCCTGGCTCAGCCATGGCCGCATTGAAATTTGGTCCATCAAGCCCCTCTGCTCTCCCGCCACCACCCCCACCagaagaggagctgctggagcccTCTTacctcccacctcctccaccagagAACCTGGAGGCCAATGGgttgcctcctcctccccctccagaGCTCATCCCCAACTCCTGCCCTCAACTCTCCAACACTGGCCTCCAGCAGTTCCTGGCACAAAAGTTTCCCAACATGGTGTACGACTTTAGCCCAGCAGTACTCGATGAtaattctcctcctcctccacttccagCTGAGCTTTCCCCTCCTGCCTCTCTGCAAACTCTCCGGCCTCTGTCACCCAGTGCTCCCCCTCCTGCACCTCCCAAAACATTTACTGGTGGTTTTCCCCCTCAGACTGCTCCCAAACCTTCAGGTCCCTCTTCACTTCCAATTGCCCTCTCACCTGTGTCACCAACACCTCCCCATAGTGGCCACGGACCGgttaaaaagcagcaaagctTCTCAACAGGACATTCCCCAAATCAGCCACCTCCCACTCTGCCAAAGCAGCACAGCCTCTCCTCCAAAAACCTtgccctctctccttcttcttcctcttcttctgtctccattGCGGCAGCTACCTCCTCTTTGGTCAAACAGATCGTCAATCAGTTCCCAGGAAGTGCCGccccttcctctctgcctgcctccaACTCCATGGAAGGATCCAAGTTCACTGCTCCTCAGTCTCCTCCTGCGGTCAAGGCCAAACCTAAATGGCAGCCAGGAGGCGTTGTGGCACAGTCCCCAGAGttccccccacctcctcctgacAACTCCCTGGCagattttcctcctcctccatcttcatcctcctccaaGACGGGCTCCCCTATAAAGAAGTCGCCCTCCACCTCGTCCACAGGATCCACCAAGCGAGGGCCTCCACCAACCCCACAGAGAGCCTCCTCCATCCGGTCCAGTTCAGGCGAGACTCAAGATGAGAGGCCAAAGAAGGTGGAGAGCCTGGTCAACAAATTTGGCCAAGCTCCTCAAACCAGTACCTCATCTAACTCCTCATCAGCGACTGGGTCTCCCTCAAAAGATTCCTCTGTGCTTCCTGCTCCGCTACCTAAGCCGGGGAAGCTGAACTTGGCGAACCTCCCTCTGGCCCTCCAGGGCCTTCAAACAGGCCAGCACCATCAACCGTCTGActtcccatctcctcctcccccacctcccccctcccagcCTTCCCACCTCGACTCATCTCCCGACTACTTCCCGCCTCCCCCCAGTGACTCTGagcttttccctcctcctccccacccaTCAGAGTTCCATCACCCCCCTAAAGTCGCTGTGGTGAATCCCCAGCCTCAGATGCAGCCACATCAGCAGCCACCAACTTCCTCCTTGTCGTCATGGAAACAAGGCTCACTGAAAAAGGGTGCAGTCCCTCCTCCAACACTGAACCGGCGAACCAGCAACACGATCCAGTATGAAAATACAACTTCACTGCCCCTCTCACCACCTCCTCTGTCTCAGACACCACCTCCGTCCCTGTCCTCgtactcttcctcctcctcacctgtccCGCCCACCTCCCCGAAATCAGCAGGGCCAAGCTCCCTGGCACTAAAGCCACATTTCCTGGAAGACCTCAACCGCACCCTAAAGAGGAAGTCAGTGTCTCGCCACGGCTCACTCACCTCTTCCcacctcatctcctcctctaaGATGGAGCCTGTGGGCACCATGGACGACATGGCCCTCCTCCCGCCACCCCCTCCGgagctcctgcagcagcagcagcaccagcagggTGTCCGGGGACACTCCCACACTTTGTCtcgccaccacacacactcccactccACCAAACATGCCAACATCTCAGGCTATGCAACGCTGCGGCGAGGCCCGCCTCCCGCTCCTCCAAAAAGGGACCAAAGCACCAAACTGACCAGTGAGTGGTAG
- the raph1a gene encoding ras-associated and pleckstrin homology domains-containing protein 1a isoform X2 translates to MDQLSDEEVEVREEEEEEEEDSDKEDQDLDKMFGAWLGELDKLTQSLDDGRPEQPPQQKAPLRQETNMANFSYRFSIYNINEALNQGENVDLDALMADLCSIEQELSTINTKPNSASSMARLGLTDTKVRQKPPAGRSGRQQPAGGSSAGGGGGSSSNSVSGGGGSSGASSSSSSTRASPAGTIRAPTGHHGRPALASNFSLDDITAQLEKASLSMDEAARQTSSHSLSSASTYTSATMRRPGSSQRQHRRTGSVGTVSEHEVRSIVHSSRSSVTSASGVSVNSASSMDSLDSVLRSNESDSQQPSVQPEGAGRGHHSTEEEQAAKLKAENIRVALEKIKEAQVKKLVIRVHLSDESSKTMMVDERQTVRQVLDSLLEKSHCGYSPDWSLVETISELQMERIFEDHENLVENLLNWTRDSQNRLMFTERIEKYALFKNPQNYLLGRKETCEMAERNKEALLEECFGGSSVSVPEMEGVLWLKEDGKKSWKKRYFLLRASGIYYVPKGKAKASRDLVCFLQLDHVNVYHGQDYKSKYKAPTDYCMVLKHPQIQKKSQYIKYLCCDDVRTLQQWINSIRIAKYGKQLYINFQEAMRRTEAAYDWSSLSSSSIKSGSSSSSLPESQSNHSSQSDSGVSEMASAGHTRSQSVVSSIFSDAWRRGTQGEMMKIDPISRPIPLQIPTLSPQPLPISQPQTPPSRTSYTDGLVQSEDSSPSPPSPPPPPPPPPVASVAHQPAPTSSYVKYSTLARLQSQNQTRTQPSGAAPLAVPIQSTKPNYNTLPAAYSTSPPLPPSPPPPPPQTAPAPGSAMAALKFGPSSPSALPPPPPPEEELLEPSYLPPPPPENLEANGLPPPPPPELIPNSCPQLSNTGLQQFLAQKFPNMVYDFSPAVLDDNSPPPPLPAELSPPASLQTLRPLSPSAPPPAPPKTFTGGFPPQTAPKPSGPSSLPIALSPVSPTPPHSGHGPVKKQQSFSTGHSPNQPPPTLPKQHSLSSKNLALSPSSSSSSVSIAAATSSLVKQIVNQFPGSAAPSSLPASNSMEGSKFTAPQSPPAVKAKPKWQPGGVVAQSPEFPPPPPDNSLADFPPPPSSSSSKTGSPIKKSPSTSSTGSTKRGPPPTPQRASSIRSSSGETQDERPKKVESLVNKFGQAPQTSTSSNSSSATGSPSKDSSVLPAPLPKPGKLNLANLPLALQGLQTGQHHQPSDFPSPPPPPPPSQPSHLDSSPDYFPPPPSDSELFPPPPHPSEFHHPPKVAVVNPQPQMQPHQQPPTSSLSSWKQGSLKKGAVPPPTLNRRTSNTIQYENTTSLPLSPPPLSQTPPPSLSSYSSSSSPVPPTSPKSAGPSSLALKPHFLEDLNRTLKRKSVSRHGSLTSSHLISSSKMEPVGTMDDMALLPPPPPELLQQQQHQQGVRGHSHTLSRHHTHSHSTKHANISGYATLRRGPPPAPPKRDQSTKLTSEW, encoded by the exons ATGGACCAGCTGTCAGATGAAGAGGTGGAGgtcagggaggaagaggaggaggaagaggaggacagcgaTAAGGAGGACCAGGACCTGGATAAGATGTTTGGAGCCTGGCTGGGAGAGTTGGACAAActcacacag AGTCTGGATGACGGTCGCCCGGAGCAGCCTCCTCAGCAGAAAGCTCCCCTCAGACAGGAGACCAACATGGCCAACTTCTCCTACAGATTCTCCATCTACAACATCAATg aggCACTGAATCAGGGGGAGAACGTGGATCTGGATGCTCTCATGGCTGATCTCTGCTCCATCGAACAGGAACTCAGCACCAtcaacacaaaaccaaacagcgCCAGCAGCATGGCTCGCCTGGGGCTGACCGACaccaag GTCCGTCAGAAGCCTCCAGCAGGACGCAGTGgcaggcagcagccagcagggggcagcagtgctggtggtggtggtggtagcagTAGTAACAGTGTTAGCGGTGGGGGCGGCAGCAGCGGGGcaagcagtagcagcagcagcaccagggcTTCTCCGGCTGGCACTATCAGAGCTCCCACCGGGCATCATGGGAGGCCGGCGCTGGCCTCTAACTTCAGTCTGGACGACATCACAGCCCAGCTGGAGAAG GCATCTCTCAGTATGGACGAAGCCGCTCGTCAAACCTCGTCCCACTCTCTCAGCTCCGCCTCCACCTATACGTCAGCCACGATGCGGCGGCCCGGTTCCTCTCAGCGTCAGCATCGTCGTACGGGATCCGTTGGCACGGTCAGCGAACATGAG GTGCGTTCCATTGTCCACTCCTCACGCTCCTCCGTCACCTCGGCCTCTGGTGTTTCTGTTAACTCTGCTTCTTCCATGGATTCACTGGACAGTGTCCTTCGCTCCAACGAATCAGACAGTCAGCAGCCCTCAGTTCAACCTGAAGGAGCGGGTCGAGGTCATCACAGCACAGAG gaGGAGCAGGCTGCCAAGCTCAAGGCAGAGAATATCCGAGTGGCCTTGGAGAAGATCAAGGAGGCCCAGGTGAAGAAG CTGGTGATTCGTGTTCATTTGTCAGACGAGAGCTCAAAGACCATGATGGTGGATGAGAGACAGACGGTCAGACAG GTTCTCGACAGTTTGCTGGAGAAATCTCACTGTGGCTACAGTCCAGACTGGTCACTGGTGGAAACCATCAGTGAGCTGCAGATGg AGCGGATCTTTGAGGATCATGAGAACCTGGTGGAGAACCTGCTGAACTGGACCAGAGACAGCCAAAACCGCCTGATGTTCACGGAGCGCATTGAGAAGTATGCTCTGTTCAAAAACCCCCAG AACTATTTGTTGGGGCGGAAGGAAACATGTGAGATGGCTGAAAGGAACAAGGAGGCTCTGTTAGAG gaatGTTTTGGCGGCAGCTCTGTCTCCGTTCCTGAGATGGAGGGAGTGTTGTGGCTGAAAGAGGATGGGAAGAAGTCGTGGAAGAAACGCTACTTCCTGCTAAGGGCCTCTGGCATCTACTATGTCCCCAAGGGCAAGGCCAAG gcaTCCAGAGACCTGGTGTGTTTTCTCCAGTTGGATCATGTTAATGTCTACCACGGCCAGGACTACAAGAGCAAGTACAAGGCTCCTACAGATTACTGCATGGTGCTGAAG cacCCTCAGATCCAGAAGAAGTCGCAGTACATCAAGTACCTCTGCTGCGATGACGTCAGAACCCTCCAACAATGGATCAACAGTATTCGCATCGCCAAG tATGGGAAGCAGCTGTACATCAATTTCCAGGAGGCCATGAGGAGGACTGAGGCGGCCTACGATTGGTCTTCCCTCTCGTCTTCTTCCATCAAGTCAGGATCCAGCTCCTCGAGCCTTCCag AGTCCCAGTCCAACCACTCCAGCCAATCGGACAGTGGCGTTTCAGAGATGGCATCAGCGGGCCACACCCGCTCCCAGAGTGTCGTCAGCTCCATCTTCTCTGATGCCTGGAGGAGAGGAACGCAAGGAGag ATGATGAAGATCGACCCTATCAGTAGGCCTATCCCTCTCCAGATACCTACCCTCTCACCCCAACCCCTCCCTATCTCTCAGCCTCAGACCCCACCCTCCCGGACCAGCTACACTGACGGCCTCGTCCAATCTGAGGATTCCTCCCCATCGCCGCCCtcgcctcctccacctccacctcctccccccgTCGCAAGTGTGGCCCATCAGCCGGCACCTACCTCCTCATACGTCAAGTACAGCACGCTGGCTCGTCTGCAGAGCCAGAACCAGACCAGGACACAGCCGTCAGGAGCCGCCCCGCTTGCCGTTCCCATTCAGTCTACCAAACCTAACTACAATACCCTCCCAGCCGCTTACAGCACCTCCCCTCCGTTACCACCatcccccccacctccacctccacaaaCAGCGCCAGCTCCTGGCTCAGCCATGGCCGCATTGAAATTTGGTCCATCAAGCCCCTCTGCTCTCCCGCCACCACCCCCACCagaagaggagctgctggagcccTCTTacctcccacctcctccaccagagAACCTGGAGGCCAATGGgttgcctcctcctccccctccagaGCTCATCCCCAACTCCTGCCCTCAACTCTCCAACACTGGCCTCCAGCAGTTCCTGGCACAAAAGTTTCCCAACATGGTGTACGACTTTAGCCCAGCAGTACTCGATGAtaattctcctcctcctccacttccagCTGAGCTTTCCCCTCCTGCCTCTCTGCAAACTCTCCGGCCTCTGTCACCCAGTGCTCCCCCTCCTGCACCTCCCAAAACATTTACTGGTGGTTTTCCCCCTCAGACTGCTCCCAAACCTTCAGGTCCCTCTTCACTTCCAATTGCCCTCTCACCTGTGTCACCAACACCTCCCCATAGTGGCCACGGACCGgttaaaaagcagcaaagctTCTCAACAGGACATTCCCCAAATCAGCCACCTCCCACTCTGCCAAAGCAGCACAGCCTCTCCTCCAAAAACCTtgccctctctccttcttcttcctcttcttctgtctccattGCGGCAGCTACCTCCTCTTTGGTCAAACAGATCGTCAATCAGTTCCCAGGAAGTGCCGccccttcctctctgcctgcctccaACTCCATGGAAGGATCCAAGTTCACTGCTCCTCAGTCTCCTCCTGCGGTCAAGGCCAAACCTAAATGGCAGCCAGGAGGCGTTGTGGCACAGTCCCCAGAGttccccccacctcctcctgacAACTCCCTGGCagattttcctcctcctccatcttcatcctcctccaaGACGGGCTCCCCTATAAAGAAGTCGCCCTCCACCTCGTCCACAGGATCCACCAAGCGAGGGCCTCCACCAACCCCACAGAGAGCCTCCTCCATCCGGTCCAGTTCAGGCGAGACTCAAGATGAGAGGCCAAAGAAGGTGGAGAGCCTGGTCAACAAATTTGGCCAAGCTCCTCAAACCAGTACCTCATCTAACTCCTCATCAGCGACTGGGTCTCCCTCAAAAGATTCCTCTGTGCTTCCTGCTCCGCTACCTAAGCCGGGGAAGCTGAACTTGGCGAACCTCCCTCTGGCCCTCCAGGGCCTTCAAACAGGCCAGCACCATCAACCGTCTGActtcccatctcctcctcccccacctcccccctcccagcCTTCCCACCTCGACTCATCTCCCGACTACTTCCCGCCTCCCCCCAGTGACTCTGagcttttccctcctcctccccacccaTCAGAGTTCCATCACCCCCCTAAAGTCGCTGTGGTGAATCCCCAGCCTCAGATGCAGCCACATCAGCAGCCACCAACTTCCTCCTTGTCGTCATGGAAACAAGGCTCACTGAAAAAGGGTGCAGTCCCTCCTCCAACACTGAACCGGCGAACCAGCAACACGATCCAGTATGAAAATACAACTTCACTGCCCCTCTCACCACCTCCTCTGTCTCAGACACCACCTCCGTCCCTGTCCTCgtactcttcctcctcctcacctgtccCGCCCACCTCCCCGAAATCAGCAGGGCCAAGCTCCCTGGCACTAAAGCCACATTTCCTGGAAGACCTCAACCGCACCCTAAAGAGGAAGTCAGTGTCTCGCCACGGCTCACTCACCTCTTCCcacctcatctcctcctctaaGATGGAGCCTGTGGGCACCATGGACGACATGGCCCTCCTCCCGCCACCCCCTCCGgagctcctgcagcagcagcagcaccagcagggTGTCCGGGGACACTCCCACACTTTGTCtcgccaccacacacactcccactccACCAAACATGCCAACATCTCAGGCTATGCAACGCTGCGGCGAGGCCCGCCTCCCGCTCCTCCAAAAAGGGACCAAAGCACCAAACTGACCAGTGAGTGGTAG